A stretch of DNA from Endozoicomonas sp. 8E:
CCAGTGTCGAAAAGCCTGTTCACTGGCATAATCGAGCACTGCGGTTCCGCGAACCATGGGGACACATTCAACCACAGGTAACTGTTCGACGGCGGCCTGAACTGACGCACCATAAGCCCGAACCAATCCTCCGGCTCCCAACCTGGTACCACCAAAGTAGCGTACCACGACGGCAGCGACTTCTCCGATTTGACGATGCTGCAAAACATTTAGCATGGGCTTGCCAGCCGTGCCACCGGGTTCACCGTCATCATCAAATCCCATGACGGTATTCCCCTCGGGAGGGCCCGCTATAAAAGCCAGACAATGATGGGAGGCGTCAGGAAACTGTTTTCTCAGAGATTGCTGGAAGGAGAGTGCTTCGGCTCTTGAGGTCACTCTGGACAGGAAAGTAATAAAACGGCTTCGCTTGACTTCCGTTTCCCGCTCAAAAGAGGTTTCGGGTAAGAGGTCTGGCACCCGATAGCGGCCAGAGGGCTGGCTGGACATTCAATTCTCTTGTTGCACTCAGGGCGATGCGAATGCACAAGATAAAGCAGAAAACAATCAACCCATTGATCGTCGACCGTATTTTCCGCAAAGTCTATGGGCACTCACTGAAAGAAAAGTACTCCTTGAGTACTTCAACCAGATCAATAATATCATGCCCTGCAGTAACAATACTGTAGCCAGAATCAAAAAACTCCGGACCCACGTCAGGCTTGCACCAGTGACACCGGGCATCAAAGTCAATATAGTTTTTCTCTTCATCCGGGCCAGGCAGCTTAATTCTCATACTGTAAACCGCACCAATGAGAACCGGTACCGTACTGATGAGCATCAGACCATTGCTGCTGATATTGCCAATACTTCCCATTTCCTTGAGCGTGTTCCTGTTGTAAACGGTCAAATAATCATTCAACTGGTGACGCTTGATGCTGCGACGCTCCTTGCCGCGTGGGACCATAGACATAATCTGTATTCCTTTACTGCCCTATCTGTAAAAATTTAAACCAGAACCTTGTACAACTTGCTCTGCCTTAACTCACTCTGTTTCAGCATTAACTCCTGCTCTCGCTCTGTGATCTTTTTTTGTTCCCTGGCAAAGGCATCAAACTGCTGCATTAATGCTCTTTCCACTTCATCCACACAGTCCTTGAACTCGTTTTTGACCGGGTGCTGGCACAATTTGACGGCACGATCCAGCTCAGCCTGCCGCTTACTGAGGGAAGCAGCCTGGGTCTGCAAGCTGTTCAACTGAGCTTTGTTGGATATATAACCGTCTTTAATCTTGAAATGACCTTCGGCCTTATCGCAATCCATAACGTTCTGACTGGTATTCCCAATCAGCGTCCACTGACCTTGCGGCCCCTTCCTCCGCCACCTGAACTTTTGAGGGTTGGCAGCGAACTCTTTAAGTCGACCGAAACCCATCGCTTTGATTACGTCAGGACCAACGGGATTCTTGTACAGAGACAGCCGCAGCGTCGAATCAAGATCAACACATTGAGTGATCACGGCCATCATCCGCTTTTCTAATGCTTCAAGATCTGCTCGTTTAATTTGATAAACAATAACTTTCATGACAGCCTTCATCATATCGCTGTACGCTCTCCGAATGGTGGCCTCCGTTTGCATCGCTTCCCGCGCCCCCCCTCCACCACTCAGCTTTCGCCTGCTGGCCTGTAGGGAAGCCATAATATCCTCGAAAAGCTTAGCGCCCAGAGCTTTGTCATTTAAACTCTTCACAACATTGTGGAGTTCAGTGATTCTCGTAAGAGCTTCTTCTAAAGCGGCATCGCTCTCACGGATCAATTTTTTATTGGTCTCAGACACCATGTCTTTGCCGTCAAGCTTAATGCCTTCGCTCTTTAACTGCTTGAAGTAACCACTAAGGCGCTCACGCATGGGTTTTGCATCCGCTGTTT
This window harbors:
- a CDS encoding YigZ family protein, with amino-acid sequence MSSQPSGRYRVPDLLPETSFERETEVKRSRFITFLSRVTSRAEALSFQQSLRKQFPDASHHCLAFIAGPPEGNTVMGFDDDGEPGGTAGKPMLNVLQHRQIGEVAAVVVRYFGGTRLGAGGLVRAYGASVQAAVEQLPVVECVPMVRGTAVLDYASEQAFRHWLESLSGQIIDCDYTDQVVIQVELPEVNRMGFTSRITESLKGKIALNWQE
- a CDS encoding PilZ domain-containing protein, whose amino-acid sequence is MSMVPRGKERRSIKRHQLNDYLTVYNRNTLKEMGSIGNISSNGLMLISTVPVLIGAVYSMRIKLPGPDEEKNYIDFDARCHWCKPDVGPEFFDSGYSIVTAGHDIIDLVEVLKEYFSFSECP